Proteins encoded together in one Chryseobacterium sp. G0201 window:
- a CDS encoding lipocalin family protein: protein MKFIIGLIAIMSIVSCSNDDERGTTVIETPNINGVWKPARYESKGKTYPLNDCERKGQLLVNNDLSGVYERYDTPSSGSCNLLDSFSGKWEYDNMNKILTLTYNESGNIKTLKKEVEDFSTTELRIFDNTKNLDNVPGNDEASLVFVKQ, encoded by the coding sequence ATGAAATTTATTATTGGGCTAATTGCTATAATGAGCATCGTTTCTTGTAGTAATGATGATGAAAGAGGTACTACAGTGATTGAAACCCCAAATATTAATGGAGTTTGGAAACCTGCAAGGTATGAATCTAAGGGAAAAACATATCCTTTAAATGATTGCGAAAGAAAAGGACAATTACTTGTGAACAATGATTTATCTGGTGTTTACGAGAGATATGATACACCATCTTCAGGGAGTTGTAATTTGCTTGATTCATTTTCAGGTAAATGGGAGTATGATAATATGAATAAGATTCTAACTCTTACATATAATGAAAGTGGAAATATTAAAACTTTAAAAAAAGAGGTAGAAGACTTTTCTACTACTGAGCTTAGAATTTTTGATAATACTAAAAACTTAGATAATGTACCGGGTAATG
- a CDS encoding SusD/RagB family nutrient-binding outer membrane lipoprotein, with translation MKKIFLILSILSLTVVTNSCESDITSLNEDPKHPTVVPSGLLVASAEQELISQLLTPNVNNNISRFFTQQWAQTTYIDESNYDMVTRPIPRNHYNRMMASSSAIVHSPGVLSALRDAKQFLQNEGLDAVKKSNNEAIIELISVYAWANLVDTYGDVPYFGALKAVAGNPNNASEIPYDDAKTIYLDLIKRIDAANAMINTNQSGYTDDIFYNGNMAKWKKMANSLKFRLAVTLADVEPALSKTYAEAAYNAGLFDIKEDSWGLSTFPSGLFANPVYQEAIQSGRNDFIPSDLLVDRMNATSDPRRDRWFTKIGGVYKGGIYGSNNSFAGYSHMTSPKTDVNGNAETGSDGAYMLITPNAQGFLLDYTEISFLRAEAAARGYNVGGTAAALYAAAITASMTEYGISSTNAVAFIAANPYNAANWKQSIGFQAWVAMFNKGFQAWNFARRLDYPVFVNPADSTVDDVPVRMKYSDQEYLLNKNNVTAAAQKIGGDQVTTKVFWDVF, from the coding sequence ATGAAAAAAATATTTTTAATACTTAGCATACTTTCTTTAACAGTCGTTACAAACTCTTGTGAAAGCGACATTACTTCATTGAATGAAGATCCAAAGCACCCGACAGTAGTCCCTTCCGGATTATTGGTGGCAAGTGCAGAGCAGGAATTGATATCTCAGTTACTAACACCAAATGTGAACAACAATATATCAAGATTTTTCACACAACAATGGGCACAAACAACTTATATTGATGAGTCCAATTATGATATGGTAACAAGGCCAATTCCTAGAAATCATTATAATAGGATGATGGCATCAAGTTCTGCCATAGTACATTCTCCTGGTGTATTATCTGCCTTAAGAGATGCTAAACAATTTCTTCAAAATGAAGGACTAGATGCTGTTAAAAAAAGTAATAATGAGGCAATCATTGAATTAATAAGTGTTTATGCTTGGGCTAATTTGGTTGATACTTATGGAGATGTTCCTTATTTTGGAGCCTTAAAAGCAGTTGCAGGAAATCCAAATAATGCCTCTGAAATTCCTTATGATGATGCGAAGACAATCTATCTTGATTTAATTAAAAGAATTGATGCTGCCAACGCAATGATTAATACTAATCAAAGTGGATATACAGATGATATTTTCTATAATGGAAATATGGCTAAATGGAAAAAGATGGCAAATTCTTTAAAATTCAGGTTAGCTGTTACTTTAGCGGATGTAGAGCCGGCTTTGTCAAAAACTTATGCAGAAGCAGCATACAATGCTGGTTTATTCGATATTAAAGAGGATAGTTGGGGATTATCTACTTTTCCTTCAGGTTTATTTGCTAACCCTGTTTATCAAGAGGCAATACAATCTGGAAGAAATGATTTTATTCCTTCAGATCTACTAGTTGATAGAATGAATGCCACAAGTGACCCGAGAAGAGATAGATGGTTCACAAAAATTGGAGGTGTTTATAAAGGAGGAATTTATGGGTCTAATAACTCTTTTGCAGGTTATTCTCATATGACATCACCAAAAACCGATGTTAATGGGAATGCCGAAACAGGATCAGATGGAGCGTATATGTTAATTACGCCTAATGCACAGGGATTTCTATTAGATTATACAGAAATTTCATTCCTAAGAGCAGAAGCAGCAGCCCGTGGATATAATGTTGGAGGTACTGCAGCTGCTCTATATGCCGCCGCAATCACAGCTTCGATGACAGAATATGGTATCAGTTCTACGAATGCAGTGGCTTTTATTGCAGCAAACCCGTACAATGCAGCAAATTGGAAACAGTCAATTGGATTCCAGGCATGGGTAGCAATGTTCAATAAAGGTTTCCAGGCTTGGAACTTTGCAAGAAGATTGGATTACCCGGTATTTGTGAATCCTGCTGATTCAACTGTAGATGATGTTCCGGTAAGAATGAAATATTCTGATCAGGAGTATTTATTAAATAAAAATAATGTTACTGCAGCAGCACAGAAAATAGGAGGAGACCAAGTTACGACAAAGGTTTTCTGGGATGTTTTCTAA
- a CDS encoding SusC/RagA family TonB-linked outer membrane protein: MKKLTAGVLVLVISSSLAVANAQEKKKDTLKTQDIEGVVVTALGIKREKKSLGYASEEVKAEALTGGTTNTGNVASLLSGKVSGLQVNTNNNFGGSANLLIRGYKSLSGGSPLIVIDGSPVNNGTVSGSTFDYGNFLSDINQDDIESINVLKGAAASALYGERGSDGVILIVTKNGRGKQDGSWGVTLNSGITAGFIDKSTFPKYQSRYGAGYGKVYGDGTEYFNHDPDTGELQTPFTEDASYGAEFNPNILVRQWDSYNPDSPTYGQATPWQAAKNGPIKFFETPVTYVNTISLEKGSKSSNVSLSYTNMLSNGLLPNSDLRKNSISAKFNYDFTDKLHASVFSTLTIQDTKGRNETGYSDNIVSGFRQWWQTNVDVYDLRNAYERNNSNLTWNRTSGSDGTPQFWNNPYFQRYQNYQSDTRTRSFSYAQLKYDITKNIGITGKLAYDQMQMTIEERLMNGSLPQAFGASGNNVTSGYSRQDIRTTETNFDLFLNYKFDITSDLNVSGIVGGNVRRNLIDNVYASTEGGLATPGLFAISNSASPIIPPDENYSKWLTSGVYATASFGYKNLLYVDGTIRADQSSNLPKGNNSYAYPSVTGSLILSELIKPSFLSFWKIRGNYAEVGSSTENYRLQNTYRVRGGFGSNTGLVDQSYFLANPDLKPQRSKEVEFGMEAQFFKNRLGFDVAVYKTRTLNQIINLPVSSATGYRTFLVNAGQINNKGIEVQLNGTPLKSDNFKWDIDVNWSKNENEVVSLYGDSQNYLLASYQGGVSLNARVGEAFGAIVGSDYVYLNGEKVVNPTTGRYLTNPNQVIGNITPDWIGGIRNSFSYKGLSLSFLIDIKHGGDVFSTDMYYGLATGLYEETAVGDYRTAGVINPGVNPNGQVNTTPTTAPDTFGNVDGYRRMPNSRFVYDASYVKLREASIGYSLPKSILANTSFQEVKISLVGRNLWIIHKNLPYADPETGTGNGLASKGNSIGVLPTTRDLGINVTLKF; encoded by the coding sequence ATGAAGAAACTAACAGCAGGTGTGCTTGTATTAGTAATATCTTCGTCTTTGGCTGTTGCTAATGCTCAGGAAAAGAAGAAAGATACTCTAAAAACACAAGACATCGAAGGTGTAGTAGTTACTGCACTTGGTATTAAAAGAGAGAAAAAGTCTCTTGGTTATGCGTCAGAAGAAGTTAAAGCTGAGGCTCTTACTGGCGGTACTACAAACACAGGAAACGTTGCTTCGCTACTTTCTGGTAAAGTTTCGGGTTTACAGGTTAACACAAACAACAACTTTGGAGGTTCTGCCAACTTATTAATCAGAGGATATAAGTCTTTAAGTGGAGGAAGTCCTCTTATTGTAATTGATGGATCTCCTGTGAATAACGGGACTGTTTCTGGGTCAACTTTTGATTATGGTAACTTTTTATCAGATATCAATCAGGATGATATAGAAAGTATCAACGTACTAAAAGGTGCTGCTGCATCGGCACTTTATGGAGAACGTGGTAGTGATGGGGTTATTTTAATTGTTACTAAAAACGGTCGTGGAAAACAAGACGGAAGTTGGGGGGTAACTCTTAATTCGGGAATAACAGCTGGATTTATTGATAAATCTACTTTCCCTAAATATCAGTCGAGATACGGTGCTGGTTATGGTAAGGTCTATGGTGATGGTACTGAATATTTTAATCACGACCCAGATACTGGAGAGCTTCAAACTCCTTTTACAGAAGATGCCTCTTATGGTGCTGAATTTAATCCAAATATATTGGTAAGACAATGGGATTCTTATAACCCGGATTCACCAACTTACGGACAGGCTACTCCTTGGCAGGCTGCTAAAAACGGACCAATTAAATTTTTTGAAACACCAGTTACATATGTTAATACAATCTCATTAGAAAAAGGAAGTAAGTCATCTAATGTTTCCCTTTCATATACAAATATGCTTTCTAATGGATTATTACCCAATTCAGATTTAAGAAAAAATAGTATATCAGCTAAATTCAATTATGATTTTACAGATAAATTACATGCAAGCGTATTCTCAACATTAACGATTCAGGATACAAAAGGTAGAAATGAAACTGGATATTCTGATAACATAGTTAGTGGGTTCAGACAATGGTGGCAAACCAATGTTGATGTTTATGACTTAAGAAATGCATACGAGAGAAATAACTCAAATCTTACATGGAACAGAACATCAGGTTCTGACGGAACTCCTCAGTTCTGGAATAATCCTTATTTCCAAAGATATCAAAACTATCAGTCAGATACGAGAACGAGAAGTTTTAGTTATGCTCAATTAAAGTATGATATTACAAAAAATATTGGAATTACCGGAAAACTTGCCTATGATCAAATGCAAATGACAATCGAGGAAAGATTGATGAACGGTTCATTACCTCAAGCTTTTGGTGCTTCTGGAAACAATGTGACTTCAGGATATTCTCGTCAGGATATTCGTACAACTGAAACAAATTTTGATTTATTCTTAAATTATAAATTTGATATCACTAGTGATTTAAATGTAAGTGGTATTGTTGGAGGAAACGTAAGACGAAATTTAATTGATAATGTATATGCAAGTACAGAAGGTGGTTTAGCTACTCCAGGTTTATTTGCAATTTCAAATTCAGCAAGTCCTATTATTCCACCAGATGAAAATTATTCTAAATGGTTAACATCAGGAGTTTATGCAACTGCTTCATTTGGGTATAAAAATTTGTTATATGTAGATGGTACCATCAGAGCGGATCAAAGTTCTAACTTACCGAAAGGAAATAATTCATATGCCTATCCGTCAGTTACAGGATCTTTAATTCTTTCAGAATTAATAAAACCAAGTTTCTTGAGCTTTTGGAAAATACGTGGTAATTATGCAGAAGTTGGATCTTCAACAGAAAACTACAGACTTCAAAATACATATAGAGTAAGAGGTGGTTTTGGTAGTAATACAGGACTTGTTGATCAGTCATATTTCTTGGCTAATCCAGACCTAAAACCACAGAGATCTAAAGAGGTAGAATTTGGTATGGAGGCTCAGTTCTTTAAAAACAGATTAGGTTTTGATGTTGCAGTTTATAAAACCCGAACGCTTAACCAGATCATTAATCTTCCGGTTTCTTCAGCTACTGGTTATAGAACTTTCCTTGTAAATGCGGGACAAATTAACAACAAAGGTATTGAGGTTCAGTTAAATGGTACTCCTTTGAAAAGTGATAATTTTAAATGGGATATTGATGTAAACTGGTCTAAGAATGAAAATGAAGTGGTATCATTATACGGAGATTCTCAAAACTACTTATTAGCTTCTTATCAGGGAGGAGTTTCTTTGAACGCAAGAGTTGGCGAAGCTTTCGGAGCTATTGTTGGTTCTGATTATGTCTATCTAAATGGAGAAAAAGTAGTAAATCCTACAACTGGTAGGTATTTGACAAATCCTAATCAGGTAATTGGTAATATTACACCAGACTGGATTGGTGGTATAAGAAACAGTTTCAGCTATAAAGGTTTATCATTAAGCTTCCTAATTGATATAAAACATGGGGGTGATGTATTCTCAACAGATATGTATTATGGACTTGCAACAGGTTTATATGAAGAGACAGCTGTGGGAGATTATAGAACTGCAGGGGTAATAAACCCTGGTGTAAATCCGAACGGGCAGGTAAATACAACACCAACAACTGCTCCAGATACTTTTGGAAATGTTGATGGATACAGAAGAATGCCAAACTCAAGGTTTGTATATGATGCATCATATGTTAAGCTAAGAGAAGCAAGTATTGGTTATAGTCTTCCTAAATCTATATTAGCAAATACATCTTTCCAGGAAGTTAAAATTTCTTTAGTGGGAAGAAACCTTTGGATTATTCACAAGAATTTACCTTATGCAGATCCGGAAACGGGAACAGGAAATGGTCTTGCTTCAAAAGGAAACTCGATTGGAGTATTACCAACAACGCGTGATTTGGGTATCAACGTAACATTAAAATTCTAG
- a CDS encoding ribonuclease HII, producing MELLKKWTNLYIEAGCDEVGRGCLCGPVVAAAVILDDNFKQNLVNDSKKLNFKTRMELDSYIKDNVKSYAIAELPPEFIDQHNILNASIHAMHIALDKLTIRPELILVDGNRFHPYNYIPHQCIIKGDSKVLSIAAASILAKNYRDKLMIELHEEHPEYGWNTNFGYATKKHQEALIKHGPTKYHRQSFRLKYD from the coding sequence GTGGAATTATTAAAAAAATGGACAAATCTTTACATCGAAGCAGGGTGTGATGAAGTCGGTAGAGGGTGTTTATGTGGTCCGGTGGTAGCTGCAGCTGTCATTTTGGATGATAATTTTAAGCAAAATTTAGTTAATGACTCTAAAAAGTTAAATTTTAAAACCAGAATGGAGCTTGACAGCTACATTAAAGATAATGTTAAAAGTTATGCAATTGCAGAGCTTCCGCCAGAATTTATAGATCAGCATAATATATTGAATGCCAGCATTCACGCAATGCATATAGCGTTGGATAAATTAACGATAAGACCAGAACTTATTTTAGTAGACGGAAATAGATTTCATCCTTATAATTACATCCCACATCAATGTATTATTAAAGGAGATTCAAAGGTATTGTCAATTGCGGCAGCGTCTATTTTGGCAAAGAATTATAGAGATAAATTGATGATCGAGCTCCATGAAGAGCATCCTGAATATGGATGGAATACCAACTTCGGATATGCCACAAAAAAACATCAGGAAGCCCTGATAAAGCATGGTCCGACGAAATATCACAGACAATCTTTCAGGCTTAAATATGATTAA
- the yidC gene encoding membrane protein insertase YidC, whose product MQQNNGLDKSQMISFAVLCLVLFGFMFYFQNKQSKEEEVKAQQQKTEQVKNAVKQTQASNINPNVTPNAIQTANLANNELKLEFSSLGGQVSKVELLKYKAYDHKSDRADLPLYLITKNNSNYGFQFKDKTGKVINTKDLVFSPTVNGNAVTLTANYNGAVIQFIYTLLDKYTVDFKVRSQGLAKVTSDTKADFIWDYNVRNLEKGRAQEQSHSEFSYAFNNYKDYDYDGRTTMEEEKETLNWIGVKQQFFSSVIEAKNGFTHSKGNQETVEEGEYLKKLNYEGFVQMTGSELNQDFTWYFLPLDLPLLKSYDKNFDEILPLGWSFIGWMNRGFFMPMYNLIASWGIAAGWVIFILTIIVKLILSPIMYKQHKLSAMMKVIRPEIDEANAKFKDADPMKKQQATMEIYRKAGVNQMAGCLPALVQIPIFYALFRFFPNFIDLRGQGFWFAKDLTAYDDLIKLPFKIPFLGDHLSMFALACTVVILIYTVMTSGNMQQPQQEGMPNMKVLMYIFPITFLFFLNTSASGLSWYYFISNAINILIILVIKYVILDEKKIHAQIQANKEKPKSEGKFQKKMREMMEKAQQQQSAVEQQKKKK is encoded by the coding sequence ATGCAACAGAACAACGGACTCGATAAAAGTCAAATGATTAGTTTTGCGGTTTTATGTTTGGTACTCTTTGGTTTTATGTTTTATTTCCAAAACAAACAATCGAAAGAGGAAGAGGTAAAAGCTCAGCAACAAAAAACTGAACAAGTTAAAAATGCTGTAAAACAAACTCAGGCAAGCAATATCAATCCAAATGTAACTCCTAATGCAATTCAGACTGCAAATTTGGCAAACAATGAATTGAAATTGGAATTTTCAAGCTTGGGAGGACAAGTTTCTAAAGTAGAACTTTTAAAATATAAGGCTTACGATCACAAAAGTGACAGAGCGGATCTTCCTCTTTATCTTATTACTAAAAATAACTCAAACTACGGTTTTCAGTTTAAGGATAAAACAGGGAAAGTAATCAATACTAAAGATTTAGTTTTCTCTCCGACAGTTAACGGAAACGCTGTGACTTTGACGGCTAATTATAATGGAGCGGTTATTCAGTTCATTTATACTTTATTAGATAAATACACAGTAGATTTTAAAGTAAGATCTCAAGGTCTTGCTAAAGTTACATCTGATACTAAAGCAGATTTTATCTGGGATTATAATGTAAGAAATCTTGAAAAAGGTAGAGCTCAGGAGCAGTCTCACTCAGAATTCTCTTATGCTTTCAATAATTATAAAGACTATGATTATGACGGAAGAACAACAATGGAGGAGGAAAAAGAAACCCTTAACTGGATCGGTGTAAAACAACAGTTCTTCTCTTCAGTAATTGAAGCTAAAAACGGATTTACACACAGTAAAGGAAATCAGGAGACCGTTGAAGAAGGTGAATATTTGAAAAAACTAAACTATGAAGGTTTTGTTCAAATGACCGGAAGTGAATTAAATCAAGACTTTACATGGTACTTCTTACCATTGGATTTACCATTATTAAAATCATACGATAAAAACTTTGACGAGATTTTACCATTAGGATGGTCGTTTATAGGTTGGATGAACCGTGGATTCTTCATGCCGATGTATAATTTAATTGCATCTTGGGGAATTGCAGCAGGCTGGGTAATTTTTATATTGACAATCATTGTGAAGTTAATTTTATCGCCAATTATGTATAAGCAACATAAGTTGAGTGCGATGATGAAGGTAATTCGTCCTGAAATTGATGAAGCTAATGCGAAGTTCAAGGATGCAGATCCTATGAAAAAGCAACAGGCTACGATGGAGATCTACCGAAAAGCAGGAGTGAATCAGATGGCGGGATGTCTTCCGGCATTGGTGCAAATTCCAATTTTCTATGCCTTATTCCGTTTCTTCCCGAACTTTATTGATTTGAGAGGACAGGGATTTTGGTTTGCAAAAGATCTAACGGCTTATGATGACTTGATTAAATTACCATTTAAAATCCCTTTCCTAGGAGATCATTTAAGTATGTTTGCTTTGGCATGTACTGTTGTAATTTTAATCTATACGGTAATGACTTCAGGGAATATGCAGCAGCCACAACAGGAAGGTATGCCGAACATGAAAGTGTTAATGTATATTTTCCCAATTACGTTCTTGTTCTTCCTTAATACTTCAGCATCCGGTCTTTCTTGGTATTATTTTATCTCGAATGCGATCAACATCTTAATTATTTTAGTGATTAAATATGTGATTCTGGATGAAAAGAAAATTCATGCACAGATTCAGGCTAATAAAGAAAAGCCAAAATCGGAAGGTAAATTCCAGAAGAAAATGCGAGAGATGATGGAAAAAGCTCAGCAACAGCAAAGTGCAGTAGAGCAACAAAAGAAAAAGAAATAA
- a CDS encoding CTP synthase produces the protein MSKKNTKYIFVTGGVTSSLGKGIVSASLGLLLKSRGFNVTIQKLDPYINIDPGTLNPYEHGECYVTEDGAETDLDLGHYERYLDAPTSQNNNVTTGKIYQTVIDKERKGDFLGKTVQVIPHITNEIKRRIKILSKQNYDIIITEIGGTVGDIESLPYIETVRQLKWELGEKNSMVIHLTLLPYLASSGELKTKPSQHSVRQLMESGIMADVLVCRTEHNIPKDQRAKLAQFCNVSLDNVIECKDLETIYEVPMYLQKQNFDDVVLKELDLKNDKEADLKDWKTFLKKFKNPKRTVEIALVGKYISLQDSYISIAEAFKHAGASLETEVKVRWVYSGDITAENIKETLQGVDGILVAPGFGDRGIEGKVLTAQYARENKVPMLGICLGMQIMTIEFARNVLGHVKANSMEFDTSTPDPVISIMEEQKNVVDKGGTMRLGAWKCSLKNASKLYDIYGAKNISERHRHRYEFNSDYLQEFEKNGFLATGTNPETGLVEALEMPDHPFYVGVQYHPEYKSTVATPHPLFKAFIKACEKK, from the coding sequence ATGAGTAAAAAGAATACAAAGTACATCTTTGTGACAGGAGGTGTAACTTCATCTTTGGGAAAGGGAATCGTTTCTGCTTCTCTGGGACTTCTACTAAAATCACGCGGCTTTAATGTAACGATCCAAAAACTAGATCCTTATATCAATATCGACCCAGGAACATTAAACCCTTATGAGCATGGAGAATGCTATGTAACCGAAGATGGTGCGGAGACGGATCTGGATTTAGGTCACTATGAGCGTTATTTGGATGCTCCAACTTCTCAAAATAATAACGTTACGACAGGAAAAATCTACCAGACTGTAATTGATAAAGAAAGAAAAGGAGATTTCCTTGGAAAAACAGTTCAGGTAATTCCTCATATCACGAACGAAATTAAGCGTAGAATTAAAATTTTATCTAAGCAGAATTACGATATCATCATTACTGAGATCGGTGGAACTGTGGGAGATATTGAATCTTTACCATACATTGAAACTGTTCGTCAGTTGAAGTGGGAATTGGGTGAGAAAAATTCTATGGTGATTCACTTGACTTTATTGCCATATCTGGCTTCAAGTGGAGAATTGAAAACAAAACCATCTCAGCATTCTGTTCGTCAGTTGATGGAAAGCGGAATTATGGCAGATGTTTTAGTTTGTAGAACGGAACACAACATTCCAAAAGATCAGAGAGCGAAATTGGCTCAATTCTGTAATGTTTCTTTAGATAATGTGATTGAATGTAAAGATTTGGAAACGATCTATGAAGTTCCGATGTACCTTCAGAAACAAAATTTTGATGATGTAGTTTTAAAAGAATTAGATCTTAAAAATGATAAAGAAGCTGATCTTAAAGATTGGAAAACTTTCCTTAAAAAATTCAAAAACCCTAAAAGAACTGTAGAAATTGCATTGGTAGGTAAATATATTTCTCTGCAGGATTCTTATATTTCTATTGCTGAAGCTTTCAAACATGCAGGAGCGAGCCTTGAAACTGAAGTGAAAGTAAGATGGGTATATAGTGGAGATATTACTGCTGAAAATATTAAAGAAACTTTGCAAGGTGTTGATGGAATTCTTGTTGCCCCAGGTTTTGGTGACAGAGGAATTGAAGGTAAAGTTCTTACTGCTCAATATGCAAGAGAAAATAAAGTTCCAATGTTGGGAATCTGTTTAGGAATGCAGATCATGACAATTGAATTTGCTAGAAATGTTCTTGGACATGTGAAAGCGAACTCAATGGAATTTGATACATCTACACCGGATCCTGTAATTTCAATCATGGAAGAGCAGAAAAATGTTGTGGATAAAGGAGGTACAATGCGTCTTGGTGCTTGGAAATGTTCATTGAAAAATGCTTCTAAATTATATGATATCTACGGAGCTAAGAATATTTCTGAAAGACACCGTCACCGTTATGAATTCAATAGTGATTATCTTCAGGAATTCGAAAAGAATGGTTTCTTAGCAACAGGTACAAACCCAGAAACAGGATTGGTAGAAGCACTTGAGATGCCGGATCACCCATTCTATGTTGGGGTACAGTATCACCCTGAATACAAGAGTACGGTTGCAACACCGCATCCTTTATTCAAAGCTTTTATTAAGGCTTGTGAGAAAAAATAA
- a CDS encoding CDP-alcohol phosphatidyltransferase family protein: protein MISVYKLKPKFQQLLTPILLFLNKKKITANQITISSILLSFIIGVLFWNADASNWFFLSLPIGLLIRMALNALDGMMARKFNQTSKLGEVLNEVGDIISDVIIFFPLLKFQPESLYLIILFIILSIINEFAGLIGKVVGKERRYDGPMGKSDRALILGLYGLILFFGANISNYSQYIFGLIILLLLISTYTRLKKSLHEA from the coding sequence ATGATTTCGGTATATAAACTCAAACCAAAATTCCAGCAGCTGCTCACTCCTATTTTATTATTTTTAAATAAAAAGAAAATTACAGCCAATCAAATTACAATCAGTTCTATTTTGTTATCTTTCATTATTGGAGTCTTATTTTGGAATGCAGATGCTTCAAATTGGTTTTTCCTGAGCTTACCGATCGGATTATTGATAAGAATGGCTTTGAATGCGCTGGACGGGATGATGGCAAGAAAATTCAATCAAACGAGTAAATTAGGTGAAGTTTTAAATGAAGTTGGCGATATTATTTCAGATGTCATTATATTTTTTCCTTTACTAAAATTTCAGCCGGAGAGTTTATATTTAATTATCCTCTTCATTATTTTAAGCATCATTAATGAATTTGCAGGATTGATCGGAAAAGTAGTCGGAAAAGAACGTCGTTATGATGGACCGATGGGAAAAAGTGACCGTGCTTTGATTTTGGGACTGTATGGATTGATCCTATTTTTTGGAGCTAATATTTCAAATTATTCTCAATATATATTTGGACTGATTATTTTATTACTTCTCATCAGCACGTATACCCGACTTAAAAAATCTCTCCATGAAGCCTGA
- a CDS encoding phosphatidate cytidylyltransferase, with amino-acid sequence MKPEENKFADVPLRVKTWVYIILVFALGISHPLAMKIFVSWISFQCFFEFLRMFKVKTNKIILSIFVGISQLFLLYFLNIEHYFLYSLALSITILLSFLLLKSSGKQFSGIVIGLMVCLFAFPHLAFIRENISGIYSIIFIVVVTELNDVFQYVMGKFFGKHKIVPKISPNKTLEGFLGGVFLTIILSNILGFFLLNSTILINTVLGLILGISGFCGDIFMSCLKRKTDVKDTGNLLPGHGGLLDRIDSLIFNAPIFFWLLPFLLKM; translated from the coding sequence ATGAAGCCTGAAGAAAATAAATTCGCAGATGTTCCTTTACGCGTAAAAACATGGGTTTACATTATCCTAGTTTTCGCGCTCGGAATTTCTCATCCTTTAGCAATGAAGATATTTGTTTCATGGATCAGTTTTCAATGTTTTTTTGAATTTTTGAGAATGTTTAAAGTGAAAACAAACAAAATTATTCTTTCAATTTTTGTTGGAATTTCACAGTTATTTTTATTGTATTTTTTGAATATTGAACATTATTTCCTTTATAGTTTAGCTCTATCAATCACTATACTATTATCTTTTTTACTATTAAAATCATCTGGAAAACAATTTTCAGGAATAGTAATAGGTTTAATGGTTTGCCTTTTTGCTTTTCCACATTTAGCTTTTATCAGAGAAAATATTTCAGGAATTTATTCAATCATTTTTATCGTTGTTGTCACTGAACTCAATGATGTTTTTCAATATGTAATGGGTAAATTCTTCGGAAAACATAAAATCGTTCCGAAGATCAGTCCTAATAAAACGTTGGAAGGATTTCTCGGAGGAGTATTTTTAACAATCATATTGAGTAATATTTTAGGTTTCTTTTTATTAAATTCTACTATTCTCATCAATACAGTTTTAGGATTAATATTAGGAATTTCAGGATTTTGCGGAGATATTTTCATGTCTTGTCTAAAAAGAAAAACAGACGTAAAAGACACCGGAAATTTACTGCCCGGACATGGTGGATTATTAGATAGAATTGACAGTTTGATCTTCAACGCCCCAATTTTTTTCTGGCTCCTTCCCTTTCTTTTAAAGATGTAA